Proteins from a single region of Streptomyces sp. TN58:
- a CDS encoding DUF4232 domain-containing protein yields the protein MACIVKGAAGRGRARTALGVAVCVAAALLTATPAAASAAAPAPACRSGQLAAGGAERVGANAVLVTVVNEGPGPCVLRGHPTVAVAGQGAPSRARSLTVVRQGPARPVRLEVGAAAQTRIGFVPVLGEADGYCASGAEPFAAPSMVIGVAGSRLQLAPDDGGNFALCGNAVRATAFRPAS from the coding sequence ATGGCGTGCATCGTGAAGGGGGCCGCCGGCCGTGGTCGGGCCCGTACCGCTCTGGGCGTCGCCGTCTGTGTGGCTGCGGCGCTGTTGACCGCAACCCCTGCGGCGGCCTCCGCCGCCGCACCGGCGCCCGCCTGCCGTAGCGGTCAGCTGGCGGCGGGCGGGGCGGAGCGCGTGGGGGCGAACGCGGTGCTGGTCACCGTCGTCAACGAGGGCCCCGGACCGTGCGTGCTGCGGGGCCATCCCACGGTCGCCGTGGCCGGCCAGGGCGCGCCTTCGCGTGCCCGGTCGCTCACCGTCGTCCGACAGGGTCCGGCGCGCCCGGTGCGGTTGGAGGTCGGTGCCGCGGCCCAGACCCGTATCGGGTTCGTTCCGGTTCTCGGCGAGGCCGACGGCTACTGCGCCTCCGGAGCTGAGCCCTTCGCCGCGCCGTCGATGGTGATCGGCGTAGCGGGCAGCCGTCTGCAACTGGCGCCTGACGACGGCGGGAACTTCGCGCTCTGTGGCAACGCCGTACGCGCCACCGCCTTCCGCCCCGCTTCCTGA
- a CDS encoding DUF6400 family protein: MAPHHPASDDPARGADTGAGADGSALVDFAVDLTSQEVLRRAQVMEALGSGWDPVEVLLGEEAAYDLLYSGLDAEQQRLYDDLVTAGVLPARGGRDAAP; this comes from the coding sequence ATGGCCCCCCACCACCCCGCCTCCGACGACCCCGCCCGCGGCGCCGACACCGGCGCCGGCGCCGACGGGTCCGCGTTGGTCGACTTCGCCGTCGACCTCACCTCCCAGGAGGTGCTCCGGCGCGCCCAGGTGATGGAGGCCCTCGGCTCCGGCTGGGACCCTGTCGAGGTCCTCCTGGGCGAGGAGGCCGCGTACGACCTGCTGTACTCCGGCCTGGACGCCGAGCAGCAGCGCCTCTACGACGACCTCGTCACCGCCGGAGTCCTCCCCGCGCGCGGAGGCCGCGATGCTGCCCCTTGA
- a CDS encoding response regulator transcription factor yields the protein MTTTPTTTHTTPTLAPREQETLRHIAAGHTYHQTARHMGLSTHTVDAYLRRIRTKLNINTTAELTRTAITLGL from the coding sequence ATGACCACCACACCCACCACCACCCACACCACCCCCACCCTCGCCCCCCGCGAACAAGAAACACTCCGCCACATCGCCGCCGGCCACACCTACCACCAAACCGCACGCCACATGGGACTCTCCACCCACACCGTCGACGCCTACCTCCGCCGCATCCGCACCAAACTCAACATCAACACCACCGCCGAACTCACCCGCACCGCCATCACACTCGGCCTATAA
- a CDS encoding sugar ABC transporter substrate-binding protein, translating to MNAYLGRAPVALAVTALAVTLTACGGSDGSGGSGDSSGEVRIGLLLPENETARYEKFDKPLMEKKVALLTLGKGKVLYANAAGDAVRQSAQADAMIKDKVDVLVIDAVDSKAIAAAVTKAKAAGIAVVAYDRLAEGPIDAYTSFDNEDVGRVQGKALLDALGDKARTGKIVMMNGAVTDPNAASFKAGARSVLDGKVNVGKEYDTVEWKPENANTNMASALSALGKDKIVGVYSANDGMAGGIITALKAAGVSPLPPVTGQDAELAGVRRIVAGEQFMTVYKPYAREAEAAAELAVLLAQGEKIDGIINQVVSSPTSKRIPAVLIPGVPVTREDIRTTVVLDGVYTVEEICTDSLKAACDEIGLK from the coding sequence GTGAACGCGTATCTGGGGCGTGCCCCCGTTGCTCTGGCCGTCACGGCGCTCGCCGTCACGCTCACCGCCTGCGGCGGCTCCGACGGCTCCGGCGGCTCCGGTGACAGCAGCGGCGAGGTCAGGATCGGCCTGCTGCTCCCCGAGAACGAGACCGCGCGTTACGAGAAGTTCGACAAGCCGCTGATGGAGAAGAAGGTCGCCCTGCTGACCCTGGGCAAGGGCAAGGTCCTCTACGCCAACGCCGCGGGCGACGCGGTCCGGCAGAGCGCCCAGGCCGATGCGATGATCAAGGACAAGGTGGACGTCCTGGTCATCGACGCGGTGGACTCCAAGGCCATCGCCGCAGCGGTGACGAAGGCCAAGGCGGCCGGTATCGCGGTGGTCGCCTACGACCGCCTGGCCGAGGGCCCCATCGACGCCTACACCTCCTTCGACAACGAGGACGTCGGCCGCGTCCAGGGCAAGGCCCTGCTGGACGCCCTGGGCGACAAGGCCAGGACCGGGAAGATCGTCATGATGAACGGCGCGGTCACCGACCCCAACGCCGCCAGCTTCAAGGCCGGTGCCCGTTCCGTCCTGGACGGCAAGGTGAACGTCGGCAAGGAGTACGACACCGTCGAGTGGAAGCCGGAGAACGCCAACACCAACATGGCGTCCGCGCTCTCCGCGCTCGGCAAGGACAAGATCGTCGGCGTCTACTCCGCCAACGACGGCATGGCCGGCGGCATCATCACCGCCCTCAAGGCCGCCGGCGTCTCCCCCCTGCCCCCGGTCACCGGCCAGGACGCCGAACTCGCCGGCGTGCGGCGCATCGTGGCGGGCGAGCAGTTCATGACCGTCTACAAGCCCTACGCCCGCGAGGCCGAAGCCGCCGCCGAACTCGCCGTCCTCCTCGCCCAGGGCGAGAAGATCGACGGAATCATCAACCAGGTGGTCAGCAGCCCGACCAGCAAGCGCATCCCCGCCGTCCTCATCCCCGGCGTGCCAGTGACCCGCGAGGACATCCGCACCACCGTGGTCCTCGACGGCGTCTACACCGTCGAGGAGATCTGCACCGACTCCCTCAAAGCCGCCTGCGACGAGATCGGCCTGAAGTAA
- a CDS encoding PIG-L family deacetylase — MSLASRTRLAALLAALTAAAGVAGVTTWAHGHAAAPAPAAAQAPQRPSVTQGTVVQFVAHPDDDLFFMNPDLSRSISTGVKVTTVYLTAGESDGRNEAHSPHLQDPARPADHAAYAEARQNGIRAAYAEMATGRRTSAWQRTSVPTTGGGSAEVDVLLARPEVNLVWMQMREARSISGDNPDSLRGLWDGKVPALGSQLASGTPVTTPFTYTRDQAVQAIANVLALYRPTTIRTQDPTPGRTRPAGAPADHQDHIYGARFVQAATERYAATTAAGPRPHFSVQNYVSYPNSSLPPTLDAKAAEEKLGYLKTYAWSDHQDWCGSPAGCGDRKTATRPTGAGWNQTIRYSRGESTTWLTQGPPGHLYAFAALDGQMAYWTRPRPDTPWQGPRFLPPTAPGTTIDAGASTARLPDGRIAVLATRTTLATTTPHDYRRETVYALQNAPGAGFGPWHTLGTPDTGDLSATSAIGTPTATTDPAGRITVYLRDSRRTLAAATQTAPGAGFGPWQSLGGTALQGDPATATDSAGRRHLYAATDRTVLAWTQPAPGAPLAGPFPTGLPATTGVLSATPEGDGVRLSFRTPGTGTVTTTRATATTAAPLLSPPATTGGEGGYGAVATTGHLLAGRAATGTAAITLPTPDTHTNTNTNTNTNTGTNTGTGTGTGPVWHESQMLYTGAPAAVTTPDGTNLAATLGLDADLHTTTPTPTPGPAGPAPTPWHRAVPPTALAQAARHPSTWHH, encoded by the coding sequence ATGTCCCTGGCCAGCCGCACCCGCCTCGCGGCCCTGCTCGCCGCCCTCACCGCCGCCGCCGGCGTCGCCGGCGTCACGACCTGGGCCCACGGACACGCCGCCGCCCCCGCGCCCGCCGCCGCCCAGGCCCCCCAGCGCCCCAGCGTCACCCAGGGCACGGTCGTGCAGTTCGTCGCGCACCCCGACGACGACCTGTTCTTCATGAACCCCGACCTCAGCCGCTCCATATCCACCGGCGTCAAGGTCACCACCGTCTACCTGACCGCAGGCGAGTCCGACGGCCGCAACGAAGCCCACAGCCCCCACCTGCAAGACCCCGCCCGCCCCGCCGACCACGCCGCCTACGCCGAAGCCCGCCAGAACGGCATACGCGCCGCCTACGCCGAGATGGCCACCGGCCGGCGCACCAGCGCCTGGCAGCGCACCTCCGTGCCCACCACCGGCGGCGGCAGCGCCGAAGTCGACGTCCTCCTCGCCCGCCCCGAGGTCAACCTGGTGTGGATGCAGATGCGCGAAGCCCGCAGCATCTCCGGCGACAACCCCGACAGCCTGCGCGGCCTGTGGGACGGCAAGGTCCCCGCCCTCGGCTCCCAACTCGCCTCCGGCACCCCCGTCACCACCCCCTTCACCTACACCCGCGACCAGGCCGTCCAGGCCATCGCCAACGTACTGGCGCTCTACCGGCCCACCACCATCCGCACCCAGGACCCCACCCCCGGCCGCACCCGGCCCGCCGGCGCCCCCGCCGACCACCAGGACCACATCTACGGGGCCCGCTTCGTACAGGCCGCCACCGAACGCTACGCCGCCACCACCGCCGCCGGCCCCCGCCCCCACTTCTCGGTCCAGAACTACGTCAGCTACCCCAACAGCTCCCTGCCCCCCACCCTCGACGCGAAAGCCGCCGAGGAGAAACTCGGCTACCTCAAGACCTACGCCTGGAGCGACCACCAGGACTGGTGCGGCAGCCCCGCCGGCTGCGGCGACCGCAAGACCGCCACCCGCCCCACCGGCGCCGGCTGGAACCAGACCATCCGCTACAGCCGCGGCGAGAGCACCACCTGGCTGACCCAGGGCCCGCCCGGCCACCTCTACGCCTTCGCCGCCCTCGACGGCCAGATGGCCTACTGGACACGCCCCCGCCCCGACACCCCCTGGCAGGGACCCCGCTTCCTGCCCCCCACCGCCCCCGGCACCACCATCGACGCCGGCGCGTCCACCGCCCGCCTGCCCGACGGCCGCATCGCCGTCCTCGCCACCCGCACCACCCTGGCCACCACCACCCCCCACGACTACCGGCGCGAGACCGTCTACGCCCTCCAGAACGCCCCCGGCGCCGGCTTCGGCCCCTGGCACACCCTCGGCACCCCCGACACCGGCGACCTCTCCGCCACCTCCGCGATCGGCACCCCCACCGCCACCACCGACCCCGCCGGCCGCATCACCGTCTACCTCCGCGACTCCCGCCGCACCCTGGCCGCCGCCACCCAGACCGCCCCCGGCGCCGGCTTCGGCCCCTGGCAGAGCCTGGGCGGCACCGCCCTGCAGGGCGACCCCGCCACCGCCACCGACAGCGCCGGCCGCCGACACCTCTACGCCGCCACCGACCGCACCGTCCTGGCCTGGACCCAGCCCGCCCCCGGCGCCCCCCTCGCCGGCCCCTTCCCCACCGGCCTGCCCGCCACCACCGGCGTCCTGTCCGCCACCCCCGAAGGCGACGGCGTCCGCCTCTCCTTCCGCACCCCCGGCACCGGCACCGTCACCACCACCCGGGCCACCGCCACCACGGCCGCCCCCCTCCTCTCCCCACCCGCCACCACCGGCGGCGAAGGCGGCTACGGCGCCGTCGCCACCACCGGCCACCTCCTCGCCGGCCGCGCCGCCACCGGCACCGCCGCCATCACCCTCCCCACCCCCGACACCCACACCAACACCAACACCAACACCAACACCAACACCGGCACCAACACCGGCACCGGCACCGGCACCGGCCCTGTCTGGCACGAGTCCCAGATGCTCTACACCGGCGCCCCGGCCGCCGTGACCACCCCCGACGGCACCAACCTGGCCGCCACCCTCGGCCTGGACGCCGACCTCCACACCACCACCCCCACACCCACCCCCGGCCCCGCCGGACCCGCCCCCACCCCCTGGCACCGGGCCGTCCCGCCCACCGCCCTCGCCCAGGCCGCCCGCCACCCCTCCACCTGGCACCACTGA
- a CDS encoding glycoside hydrolase family 15 codes for MPVVLGCWAVAAAVLAGASVPVCGAGGHAPLSGFTAPTVGVLSNVTAAEGVSASRAAGARYVEGSNVLRLASGRWLYLPAGRTVSVVVGAGDAGALRQIGQSRAWLASGRIPGRSAAERAAAARALLAMRALLRPNGAMAAGWSPGWMYSWPRDASFACAAFAHTGHDAEAFGILRHSAATQRGDGSWEARTKLDGSGPPDGRRWQLDANGWVPWSVWQWYRAAPAEGRRARLATLYPMVARAADRAARSLGADGLPPASPDYWELMTSSTNIGTAAPLLAGLNASADLAREAGRPGDAARWARAARRLSAGISKRFLPLGYQRTVDGRHGRDSAVAFMTPPFNAAPAGLEAVLESTWRALRLPNGGLTPGDDPGAPWGATAWTPSTAFFALAWAAGGRPAKAGPVLEWVLSKRNALGELPEKVDSAGRAASVAPLAWTGSIVLLSLVALESGGLPAPPPGR; via the coding sequence GTGCCCGTTGTCCTTGGATGCTGGGCGGTGGCCGCGGCGGTGCTGGCCGGGGCCTCGGTTCCGGTGTGCGGTGCGGGCGGTCATGCGCCGCTGTCGGGGTTCACCGCCCCCACGGTCGGGGTGCTGTCCAATGTGACGGCCGCCGAGGGGGTTTCGGCTTCGCGTGCCGCCGGCGCCCGGTATGTGGAGGGCAGCAACGTGCTGCGGCTGGCGTCGGGGCGGTGGCTGTACCTGCCCGCGGGGCGGACGGTGTCGGTGGTGGTCGGGGCCGGTGACGCGGGGGCGTTGCGGCAGATCGGGCAGAGCCGGGCGTGGCTGGCGTCGGGCCGGATCCCGGGCAGGTCCGCGGCGGAGCGGGCGGCGGCCGCGCGGGCGCTGCTGGCGATGCGGGCGCTGCTGCGGCCCAACGGGGCGATGGCGGCGGGGTGGAGTCCGGGCTGGATGTACTCCTGGCCGCGGGATGCGAGCTTCGCGTGCGCGGCGTTCGCGCACACCGGGCATGACGCGGAGGCGTTCGGGATCCTGCGGCACAGTGCCGCGACGCAGCGCGGGGACGGCAGCTGGGAGGCGCGTACGAAGCTGGACGGTTCCGGGCCGCCGGACGGCAGGCGGTGGCAGCTCGATGCCAACGGCTGGGTTCCGTGGTCGGTGTGGCAGTGGTACCGGGCGGCGCCGGCGGAGGGCCGGCGGGCCCGGCTGGCGACGCTCTACCCGATGGTGGCCAGGGCGGCCGACCGTGCGGCGCGGTCGCTGGGGGCGGACGGGCTGCCTCCGGCGTCTCCCGACTACTGGGAGCTGATGACGTCGAGTACGAACATCGGGACGGCCGCGCCGCTGCTGGCCGGGCTGAACGCCTCCGCGGACCTGGCGCGGGAGGCGGGCCGGCCCGGGGACGCGGCGCGGTGGGCGCGGGCGGCGCGGCGGCTGTCGGCGGGGATCTCCAAGCGGTTCCTGCCGCTGGGCTACCAGCGCACCGTCGACGGCCGGCACGGGCGTGACAGTGCGGTGGCGTTCATGACGCCGCCTTTCAACGCGGCTCCGGCGGGGCTGGAGGCGGTACTGGAGTCCACGTGGCGGGCGCTGCGCCTGCCCAACGGGGGGCTGACGCCGGGTGATGACCCGGGGGCGCCGTGGGGTGCGACGGCGTGGACGCCCAGTACGGCGTTCTTCGCGCTGGCGTGGGCGGCCGGGGGGCGGCCGGCGAAGGCGGGGCCGGTGCTGGAGTGGGTGCTCTCCAAACGCAACGCGCTCGGTGAGCTGCCGGAGAAGGTGGACAGCGCCGGCCGGGCCGCTTCGGTGGCGCCGCTGGCGTGGACGGGGTCGATCGTGCTGCTGTCGCTGGTGGCGCTTGAGAGTGGCGGTCTGCCGGCCCCGCCCCCGGGGCGGTAG
- a CDS encoding DUF6056 family protein has protein sequence MSTTAAEDEDLVTPSPPTGPHTGPRPLLRTLPTAAAATLATAAGALVAVGCFLGLYIRPTSDDWCAAWKTRDLGVLGITADFYTTQNGRIANAFLSGLLYGGGPAGTKILPTLITLALTAALVLLGRRLLHALGHTPPLLALTACALALQALLYFAGTRSYQVLLWAPATISHTVPSVIGLWALLLALATAAHPRPAVRTAGLAGALLTGFALGTLSEPFALVSALLAALTALLCLPRLHLTTTWRPFTWCLLWCAGLACGLTVLHTSPGARWRRAQQPEKPPILSTGELRATFEDWLRIWDTVTGQWAYLAAAAAGLLLGLAATLRTPRPAPRRVPASGARPGAGRATRTALLLLPLPVVILGSFAVAAGLRSGYGPTGWTYARTWTSFLLPMELALCGYGALLGAWAGPRLAARRPAAAATATTAALCLTLAATASLVPHLQQLTTTTVARSIAWDAQNTRIRTEAAHGATDVGYRPLPIGHLAEPFFTADYDRDWVAACVSRWYGVDRIHRLTGRGGAGTPGP, from the coding sequence ATGAGCACCACGGCGGCCGAGGACGAGGACCTCGTGACCCCCTCCCCACCAACCGGCCCCCACACCGGACCCCGCCCCCTCCTGCGCACCCTGCCCACAGCCGCCGCGGCGACCCTCGCCACCGCCGCCGGAGCCCTCGTCGCCGTCGGATGCTTCCTCGGCCTCTACATCCGCCCCACCTCCGACGACTGGTGCGCCGCCTGGAAAACCCGCGACCTGGGAGTCCTCGGCATCACCGCCGACTTCTACACCACCCAGAACGGCCGGATCGCCAACGCCTTCCTCAGCGGCCTCCTCTACGGCGGCGGACCGGCCGGCACCAAAATCCTCCCCACCCTCATCACCCTCGCCCTCACCGCCGCCCTCGTCCTCCTCGGCCGCCGCCTCCTCCACGCCCTCGGCCACACACCGCCCCTGCTCGCCCTGACCGCCTGCGCCCTGGCCCTGCAGGCACTCCTGTACTTCGCGGGCACCCGCAGCTACCAGGTCCTGCTGTGGGCCCCCGCCACGATCTCCCACACCGTGCCGAGCGTCATCGGCCTGTGGGCCCTGCTGCTCGCCCTGGCCACCGCCGCCCACCCCCGCCCCGCCGTCCGCACCGCCGGCCTCGCCGGCGCCCTCCTCACCGGCTTCGCCCTCGGCACCCTGAGCGAACCCTTCGCCCTCGTCAGCGCACTCCTCGCCGCCCTGACCGCCCTGCTGTGCCTGCCCCGCCTGCACCTCACCACGACCTGGCGCCCCTTCACCTGGTGCCTGCTGTGGTGCGCCGGCCTCGCCTGCGGCCTCACCGTCCTCCACACCTCCCCGGGCGCCCGCTGGCGCCGCGCCCAGCAGCCCGAGAAACCCCCCATCCTCTCCACCGGCGAACTACGCGCCACCTTCGAGGACTGGCTGCGCATCTGGGACACCGTCACCGGCCAGTGGGCCTACCTCGCCGCCGCGGCCGCCGGCCTCCTGCTGGGCCTGGCCGCCACCCTCCGCACCCCCCGCCCCGCCCCCCGCCGCGTCCCCGCCTCCGGTGCGCGGCCCGGCGCCGGGCGGGCCACGCGGACCGCCCTGCTGCTCCTGCCGCTGCCCGTGGTGATCTTGGGCTCCTTCGCGGTGGCGGCCGGCCTGCGCAGCGGATACGGCCCCACCGGCTGGACCTACGCCCGGACCTGGACGAGTTTCCTGTTGCCCATGGAACTGGCCCTGTGCGGCTACGGAGCCCTCCTGGGAGCCTGGGCCGGCCCCCGCCTGGCCGCCCGCCGCCCCGCCGCCGCGGCCACCGCCACCACGGCGGCCCTCTGCCTGACCCTGGCCGCGACGGCCTCCCTCGTCCCGCACCTGCAGCAGCTCACCACCACCACGGTGGCCCGCTCCATCGCCTGGGACGCCCAGAACACCCGCATCCGCACCGAGGCGGCGCACGGCGCCACCGACGTCGGCTACCGCCCCCTGCCCATCGGCCACCTCGCCGAGCCCTTCTTCACCGCCGACTACGACCGCGACTGGGTCGCCGCCTGCGTCTCCCGCTGGTACGGCGTCGACCGCATCCACCGCCTGACGGGGCGGGGAGGCGCAGGCACACCCGGTCCCTGA
- a CDS encoding diadenosine tetraphosphate hydrolase — protein MTGDWRTDRIGTALRGENPTVLRRLTSGFAVIGDVQFLPGYSVLLVDDPQVQRLSDLPKAKRLSFLSDMDQLGEAVERACRRLDPAFRRVNLEILGNKDPFLHAHVWPRFAWEPADAVRAPVWLYPRDRWSDEQSRLGPQHDPLREAIGSELDRLRPTA, from the coding sequence ATGACCGGAGACTGGCGGACGGATCGGATCGGTACCGCCCTCAGAGGGGAGAACCCGACCGTGCTGCGGCGGCTGACCTCGGGATTCGCCGTGATCGGGGATGTCCAGTTCCTGCCGGGATACTCGGTACTCCTCGTCGACGACCCGCAGGTACAGCGGCTGTCGGACCTGCCGAAGGCCAAACGCCTGTCGTTCCTGTCCGACATGGATCAGCTCGGCGAGGCGGTCGAGCGGGCCTGCAGGCGGCTGGACCCCGCCTTCCGGCGGGTCAACCTGGAGATCCTGGGGAACAAGGACCCGTTCCTGCACGCCCACGTGTGGCCGCGGTTCGCATGGGAGCCGGCCGACGCGGTGCGCGCTCCGGTGTGGCTCTATCCGCGTGACCGGTGGAGTGACGAGCAGTCCAGGCTCGGCCCGCAGCACGACCCGCTGCGAGAAGCGATCGGCAGCGAGCTGGACCGGTTGCGCCCGACCGCCTGA
- a CDS encoding GNAT family N-acetyltransferase, producing MRGVRDRLEVSPGLRLRRWSPADAGAVLAAFAEPVMARQAAEPGVTPAAARRWLEARAEQWDAGSGYAFAVVDAADVVLGHVAVGSVERRHGTGWVSYWTTAAARGRGVASGGCRAVAAWAFEDAGLFRLELGHRVDNPASCRVARAAGFAVEGLQRRRLRYDGVRYDVELHARLATDPAPATRPGG from the coding sequence ATGCGTGGGGTGCGTGATCGTCTGGAAGTGTCCCCGGGTCTGCGGCTGCGGCGTTGGTCGCCGGCTGATGCGGGGGCGGTGCTGGCGGCGTTCGCCGAGCCGGTGATGGCACGGCAGGCCGCTGAGCCGGGTGTGACGCCGGCGGCGGCGCGGCGCTGGCTGGAGGCCCGGGCGGAGCAGTGGGACGCGGGGTCGGGGTACGCGTTCGCGGTCGTCGACGCTGCGGACGTGGTGCTGGGGCATGTGGCGGTCGGCTCCGTCGAGCGGCGTCACGGCACCGGCTGGGTCTCGTACTGGACGACCGCGGCGGCCCGCGGGCGGGGTGTCGCCTCGGGTGGCTGCCGTGCGGTGGCGGCCTGGGCGTTCGAGGACGCCGGGCTGTTCCGGCTGGAGCTGGGCCACCGGGTCGACAACCCGGCTTCGTGCCGGGTGGCCCGCGCGGCGGGGTTCGCGGTCGAGGGGCTCCAGCGGCGCAGGCTCCGCTATGACGGTGTCCGCTACGACGTCGAGTTGCACGCCCGGCTGGCGACCGACCCCGCACCGGCCACCCGGCCGGGCGGTTGA
- a CDS encoding lamin tail domain-containing protein — MSASRATRRTLAALLAAGTLLGAAALPAAADDHRRGGHRGPHSSLSIGDVRYESGPRHDRSNRALNREWVEIRNTGRHSVNLRGFTLTDQQGNRYRFPDFRLDGRSAVKVHTGQGRDTRHDLYQDRNRQIWNDRDTATLRDQRGNVIDTESWGRRGHHRG, encoded by the coding sequence ATGTCTGCTTCTCGCGCCACCCGCCGCACCCTCGCCGCTCTCCTGGCCGCCGGGACCCTGCTCGGGGCCGCCGCCCTGCCCGCCGCGGCCGACGACCACCGCCGCGGCGGCCACCGCGGACCCCACTCCTCCCTCTCCATCGGCGACGTCCGGTACGAAAGCGGCCCCCGCCACGACCGCTCCAACCGCGCCCTGAACCGCGAATGGGTCGAGATCAGGAACACCGGCCGCCACAGCGTCAACCTCCGCGGCTTCACCCTCACCGACCAGCAGGGCAACCGCTACCGCTTCCCCGACTTCCGCCTCGACGGCCGCTCCGCCGTCAAGGTCCACACCGGCCAGGGCCGCGACACCCGCCACGACCTCTACCAGGACCGCAACCGCCAGATCTGGAACGACCGCGACACCGCCACCCTCCGCGACCAGCGCGGCAACGTCATCGACACCGAGTCCTGGGGCCGCCGCGGACACCACCGCGGCTGA
- a CDS encoding MsnO8 family LLM class oxidoreductase, with translation MLDIPLSALEVAMVQTGTRAVDTLRDTAAFAQGMERLGYRRLWYAEHHHSPAIGAFPPVVLTAHAAASTSVIRLGSGGVLAPNHAPLTVAEQFGTLAALHEDRIDLGIGRGPGTFDEAIARALRRGAGPATDAEYRRDVAAVLSFLVEEVALGPLPEPWLLVSSAAGAALAAALGLPVAVAHHIRPDNTLAVVEGYRAAFTASRWCERPRVMLCVETVCAPTREEAVWRAGPMNVVKAGLLKGLSQVPFPTPAQAAAHPFTGQERQALDGFRAQQAVGAPEAVVERLARLAGETGAQELMLATPVYDLGARIASYELVRKYWGAAGSS, from the coding sequence ATGCTCGACATACCTCTTTCAGCGTTGGAAGTCGCGATGGTGCAGACGGGTACCCGCGCCGTGGACACCCTGCGGGACACCGCCGCCTTCGCACAGGGAATGGAACGGCTGGGCTACCGCCGCCTGTGGTACGCGGAGCACCACCACTCCCCCGCGATCGGTGCGTTCCCGCCGGTCGTGCTGACGGCGCATGCCGCCGCCTCGACCTCGGTGATCCGCCTGGGGTCGGGTGGGGTGCTGGCTCCCAACCACGCGCCCCTGACGGTGGCGGAGCAGTTCGGGACGCTGGCCGCGCTGCACGAGGACCGTATCGATCTGGGTATCGGCCGCGGTCCGGGGACGTTCGACGAGGCCATCGCGCGGGCGCTGCGGCGCGGGGCCGGGCCGGCGACGGATGCGGAGTACCGCCGGGACGTGGCCGCTGTCCTGTCGTTCTTGGTGGAGGAGGTCGCGCTCGGTCCGCTGCCGGAGCCGTGGCTGCTGGTCTCCAGTGCCGCGGGGGCCGCTCTGGCCGCGGCGCTGGGCCTGCCGGTCGCGGTCGCGCACCACATCCGGCCGGACAACACCCTTGCCGTGGTGGAGGGTTACCGGGCGGCGTTCACCGCGTCCCGCTGGTGCGAGCGGCCCCGGGTGATGCTGTGCGTGGAGACGGTGTGCGCGCCGACGCGGGAGGAGGCCGTGTGGCGGGCGGGTCCGATGAACGTGGTCAAGGCCGGTCTGCTGAAGGGGCTGAGCCAGGTGCCGTTCCCCACGCCCGCGCAGGCGGCCGCCCATCCCTTCACCGGGCAGGAGCGGCAGGCGCTGGACGGTTTCCGTGCGCAGCAGGCGGTCGGGGCGCCGGAGGCGGTGGTGGAGCGGCTGGCGCGGCTGGCCGGGGAGACCGGGGCGCAGGAGCTGATGCTGGCCACGCCCGTCTACGACCTGGGTGCGCGTATCGCTTCCTATGAGCTGGTGAGGAAGTACTGGGGGGCGGCGGGGTCGTCGTAG
- a CDS encoding YqjF family protein encodes MDRPLLTQSWLDLTFVHWPADPADVAPLLPAGTAPDTLDGVTYVGLVAFRMHRVGWLRLPGIPYLGSFPETNVRLYSIDGHGRRGVVFRSLDASRLIPVLAARTVFRLPYQWSRMSVRRDGPTLTYTSRRHWPGPRGAHSTLTVRTGPPLTQPTALEHFLTARWALHSDFRGRLLYLPNSHPRWPLHHAELLRCDEDLTVAAGLPAPAGPPASVLYSPGVPVRFTRPTG; translated from the coding sequence GTGGACCGGCCCCTGCTCACGCAGTCCTGGCTCGACCTGACCTTCGTGCACTGGCCCGCCGACCCCGCCGACGTCGCCCCGCTGCTGCCGGCCGGCACCGCCCCCGACACCCTGGACGGCGTCACCTACGTCGGCCTCGTGGCGTTCCGCATGCACCGCGTCGGATGGCTCCGCCTCCCCGGCATCCCCTACCTGGGCTCCTTCCCCGAGACCAACGTCCGCCTCTACTCCATCGACGGCCACGGCCGCCGCGGCGTGGTCTTCCGCTCCCTCGACGCCTCCCGCCTGATCCCCGTCCTCGCCGCCCGGACCGTCTTCCGCCTCCCGTACCAGTGGTCGCGGATGTCCGTCCGCCGCGACGGCCCCACCCTCACCTACACCAGCCGACGGCACTGGCCCGGACCGCGCGGCGCGCACAGCACCCTCACCGTACGGACCGGGCCACCCCTCACACAGCCGACCGCCCTGGAACATTTCCTGACCGCCCGCTGGGCCCTGCACAGCGACTTCCGCGGCCGACTGCTGTACCTGCCCAACAGCCACCCCCGCTGGCCGCTGCACCACGCCGAACTCCTGCGCTGCGACGAGGACCTGACGGTTGCGGCCGGCCTGCCCGCCCCCGCCGGCCCCCCGGCCAGCGTGCTGTACTCCCCGGGCGTCCCGGTACGGTTCACCCGCCCCACAGGCTGA